A segment of the Fusobacterium ulcerans genome:
GCAAGGCTTGATTATTTTGGATATAGTTTCAATAACCTTCGTTATTTCTTCTTGCATAATGAGAGAAATATCAGGTATAGGATCAGGTGTTGCTGGAGTATTTTTAATTATATGTATTTTTGTAGGAAGTACTATAATTATTACTAAAAATTATTTATCCTCAAATTCAGTAAGACTTATTTTAAATTTTTTCAAAGTAATTTTGGTAGTGTTGACAATAGCTTTTTTCTCATTATTAATGTCTTTCTTCAAACTTGGAGAAGAGGCGATTTTAATAGCAGGAATAGGGCTTCTTGCAGCATCTTGTTTTTTGCCAAGAATTTTAGAGTATAAAGAGGAAAAAAATGAAATTATAACATTTGTATCAGGTTTGATACTAATTCTTGTGTATCTTCAATGGAAAATGAGATTACCAACAACAACAATAGTTGTAATAGGCTGGTTGATATATGGAGGATTCTATATTTTAAGACATTCAAAAATTTTAGATTTTTTAGTTGTTCCTACAATAATTTCAGGACTGATAATGATTTTCCCAAGTACAAGAGGATATTCAGAGACTATAGTGCTTGTAATTCCACTTATCTTCATTTTAGTATCTTGCTGCAAGGAGAAAATGGAGATAATAAAAATGGAAAGAGTGAAGAGAATGGTCAGAGGAGCAGAGATAACTGCTATTATTCAAGCAATAGTGGTCAATAGCAGAATATTTAGATATAGTTATTATGACTCATATATTATTAATGGAATAATACTAGCAATAGCATTGGGATTACTTTATAAAGTATTTGATAGAAAAAATTATTTTACATTTTTTATTATAGCTATACTAATAGGATTTTTGAGTTTTTTCTGTTTAAGTGTATATGGAATAAATCTAGGAATAATGTTGATTTTGCTGTATATGTATAGAAATGAAAAATACATGATAGGAGCAGCAGTAATATTTTTAGGAGGTGAGATATCCTTCTATTACTATAATCTTCATATAACATTGCTTGAAAAATCTTATCTTATGATAAAAAGCGGTGCCTTATTATTTGTGGGGTTTCTTATTCTATCTAAGTTTGCTTGTAAAGAAAAAGAGAAGGAGGAAGAGCTATGAAAAAAATATTTGTAGTACTTAATCTCCTGTTATTGATGCTGGCTTTTGGATATTCAGTAATAAAAGAGGAGAGAAATTTAAAACAGGAAACTTTCTATATAAAAACAGCTCCTGTTGATCCTCGTTCTTTGATACAAGGAGATTATATGATTCTTAATTATGATATTACAGAATCAGCCAGAAAAGAAGCAAGGGGTCTAAGAAAAGGATATATAAGAGTTAGGATAAATGACTTGAAAGTTGCAGAATTTGTAAGAGTGGATAACAAATATCTTCCATCATCAGATAATGAAATTTCTAT
Coding sequences within it:
- a CDS encoding DUF4401 domain-containing protein encodes the protein MLSKLKNSFLYFSILFVITGVSCFVAYNWNKMGNFTKMTIPMSLIILGIIGWFIFQNKKLYRELSLFSSSFFIGTLFAVFGQIYQTGADPYTLFRNWGIFILIFSFVEKFYPLWTLNVTVFTISGMLYSRLYGNFTMICITGSIVVLFFLLIYIIMIKKMSLEIKEWFFYILAFSSTALMTVGIFWNVLGIGYYRNINIYGPLYLLIYVVFIGLLFLLGKRIMKKQGLIILDIVSITFVISSCIMREISGIGSGVAGVFLIICIFVGSTIIITKNYLSSNSVRLILNFFKVILVVLTIAFFSLLMSFFKLGEEAILIAGIGLLAASCFLPRILEYKEEKNEIITFVSGLILILVYLQWKMRLPTTTIVVIGWLIYGGFYILRHSKILDFLVVPTIISGLIMIFPSTRGYSETIVLVIPLIFILVSCCKEKMEIIKMERVKRMVRGAEITAIIQAIVVNSRIFRYSYYDSYIINGIILAIALGLLYKVFDRKNYFTFFIIAILIGFLSFFCLSVYGINLGIMLILLYMYRNEKYMIGAAVIFLGGEISFYYYNLHITLLEKSYLMIKSGALLFVGFLILSKFACKEKEKEEEL
- a CDS encoding GDYXXLXY domain-containing protein translates to MKKIFVVLNLLLLMLAFGYSVIKEERNLKQETFYIKTAPVDPRSLIQGDYMILNYDITESARKEARGLRKGYIRVRINDLKVAEFVRVDNKYLPSSDNEISIQFHQNNSTMDIGVNSYLFQEGTGNRFQKAQYAEVIKLKNGELRLKHLLDRNFDRIK